From Daphnia pulicaria isolate SC F1-1A chromosome 4, SC_F0-13Bv2, whole genome shotgun sequence, one genomic window encodes:
- the LOC124336017 gene encoding neogenin-like isoform X2, which produces MMGWRLPSLRWLNRPSYSSLRPRVYWIAILVVLVCCQDIGYCSSQAAGDEDLVFTAEPQDAVVSKNSSVVIDCGVPAGWLRDMEEAGPAPFIEWKRDGVLLSLNGENRRSVLANGSLSFTSVQHSRNERPDEGLYQCSATRPSVGTIISRAAKLQIASLPRFELEPKDVAVRVGDTARFNCLVMATPAAHVRWLKDDLPLNLDPARMIVLPSGALELEQVQLSDQGYYRCNVSNVDKHRISAEAKLNVHSELEEGGKPEAPNFLAVPRTTVAIEGTRVTLECAANGHPRPDITWLKDGTTIDLDHLGSRFKSVGSGSLQIDAVTEEDVGVYQCRAENTEDSVDVTAQLEVQVPPRYITRPRSTTSHEKDDAELECQLYGRPEPTVQWTKNGELIIESEYFQIINGNNLKILGLVASDFGIYQCIGSNPAGNVQAAASLTIYSSDYDNGTSANPGMDLTTATSPTADSGTREAAAAVPPPPDQTSESSQPDGSITPDGNNDGSTSSLPSAPRDVEALIVSSRFVTLRWKEPVRTNGQIIGYSIFYRQEGSERERVVNTSRSRLEEVNVPGLQPGKKYSLRVAAFNEAGAGASTNSLEVETLVEPHVLQAPANLSVQAVSSVSLMASWESPDLAAAGGGASHGGQHLPIRNYKLFYMEVGSAEEHEVVTSHTSHLIHGLKPYTEYSVWVVAFNDNGPGTSTEEATARTWSDLPSDTPQNVVVEPASSSSVIVRWEPPSLENQNGIITGYKIRYKPKTGRGRLPLNPGSSNAGSTATTDGSRRLYTLTGLVRGTEYQVRVSALTVNGSGPMTEWMTAETFENDLDESQVPEPPSSLRARPMTNSISVSWNPPSNQNVMVRGYTIGWGKGIPDVYSKLVDGKQRAFVIEKLEANSEYVISLRAYNQMGDGRPIYETVRTREESTPEPPSPLIPPVGLKAIVLSSTTVVLYWTDTTLPRSQTVADSRYYVVRYTSSHTSSNPRYRYMNSTVLNCMLDDLKPNTQFEFAVKVIKNRRESPWSLVVPNTTFEAAPSSPPRDLTVVPVEENPSAINLNWQPPKQPNGQITGYVIFYTTDSSQRDRDWVVEGVVGDKMTTTIKGLTPDTAYFIKIQARNNKGYGPFSSIIQFRTNPSNGMTYHDATPVSRDSRGISSMTLYIILGIATGIIVILLIVVLVVVFRRRDSGVTNSPDRSKKGYVKGNVKGGPGKLGKADNPPDLWIHHDQMEMKGLDKSLHRSGSVNTVSPLNMRRSQDLDSLDGMASGSTAGRGPSTAANDSLDRRAAYVTAYAGSSNSLRRPIKPKSLLISVATTTQPVREPVATVTPIPNGSLNQHSDSRPVYPAAPRPGIYPSAGPSAGGRAHVTVDVSAPPLEPTYGSQGSYDSRSSLVHPPPGNMAMMVGQPPSMAPPSSALMAVADAKRNTQLGHPLKSFTVPAPPPQSAPPVKIVSPNSGNNRQSVNPMTAQSSPYKKSLASGPVTSPPPLHKTNSSGGVRSGANDLIKSPEKIIQSSYSTEELNQEMANLEGLMKDLNAITANEFGC; this is translated from the exons CTGGCGATGAGGATCTGGTGTTTACGGCCGAACCGCAGGACGCGGTCGTGAGTAAAAATTCCTCGGTTGTCATCGACTGCGGTGTTCCAGCTGGCTGGCTTCGCGACATGGAGGAGGCCGGCCCGGCCCCGTTCATCGAATGGAAACGAGACGGGGTCCTTCTCAGTCTCAACGGAGAAAACAGGag ATCGGTGCTGGCCAACGGCTCCTTGTCTTTCACCAGCGTCCAGCACAGTCGTAATGAGCGACCGGACGAGGGACTCTATCAATGCTCGGCCACCAGACCGTCGGTGGGCACCATCATCAGCCGGGCAGCCAAATTGCAAATCGCTTCGTTGCCCAGATTTGAACTGGAGCCCAAAGACGTGGCCGTCCGTGTCGGCGACACGGCCCGTTTCAACTGTTTGGTCATG GCGACGCCAGCTGCTCACGTCCGTTGGTTGAAAGACGATCTACCCCTAAATTTAGATCCGGCTAGGATGATTGTGCTGCCTTCAGGAGCCTTGGAACTGGAACAAGTCCAACTTTCTGATCAG GGCTATTACCGGTGCAATGTGTCCAACGTGGACAAGCACCGCATCAGCGCCGAAGCCAAACTCAATGTCCACTCTGAGCTGGAAGAGGGCGGCAAGCCGGAAGCGCCCAACTTCCTGGCCGTTCCCAGGACCACGGTGGCCATCGAAGGCACTCGGGTCACGCTGGAATGCGCGGCCAACGGTCATCCTCGCCCGGATATCACCTGGCTCAAAGACGGAACCACCATCGATTTAGA TCATTTGGGCAGCCGATTCAAGAGCGTGGGCTCTGGCAGTTTGCAGATTGATGCCGTGACGGAGGAGGATGTGGGCGTGTACCAGTGCCGGGCGGAGAACACGGAAGACTCGGTCGACGTGACGGCCCAGCTGGAAGTTCAAGTGCCTCCGCGCTACATCACCCGCCCGCGCAGCACAACCTCCCACGAAAAGGATGACGCCGAACTCGAGTGCCAACTTTACGGACGGCCAGAACCCACCGTCCAGTGGACCAAAAATGGAGAACTAATCATCGAAAGCGAATATTTCcag ATTATCAACGGAAATAATTTGAAGATTTTAGGTCTGGTGGCCTCCGACTTTGGTATCTACCAATGCATCGGCTCCAACCCGGCCGGCAACGTCCAGGCCGCCGCCAGTTTGACCATCTATTCATCAG aTTACGACAACGGCACGTCGGCTAACCCTGGCATGGATTTGACGACGGCTACATCTCCTACTGCCGACTCAGGGACACGCGAGGCAGCCGCTGCTGTGCCGCCACCACCCGACCAGACGTCCGAGTCCAGCCAACCGGACGGTTCGATCACGCCCGACGGTAATAACGACGGGTCGACGTCGTCACTGCCATCGGCGCCCAGGGATGTGGAAGCCCTGATTGTGTCGTCTCGCTTCGTCACGCTCAGATGGAAGGAGCCCGTCAGAACCAACGGACAAATTATTGGCTACTCCATTTTCTACCGACAGGAAGGATCGGAGCG GGAACGGGTGGTGAATACGAGCCGATCGAGATTGGAAGAGGTCAACGTCCCTGGACTGCAGCCGGGCAAAAAGTATTCACTGCGGGTGGCAGCTTTCAATGAAGCCGGAGCCGGAGCCAGCACCAATTCGCTGGAAGTGGAAACTCTGGTCGAGCCGCACGTCCTCCAAGCGCCGGCCAATTTGAGCGTCCAGGCGGTGTCGTCCGTCAGTTTGATGGCCAGCTGGGAGTCGCCGGATCTGGCAGCCGCCGGTGGAGGAGCTTCTCACGGCGGACAACACTTGCCCATTCGCAATTACAAATTATTCTACATGGAAGTGGGTTCGGCCGAGGAGCACGAAGTGGTGACGAGTCACACGAGCCACTTGATTCACGGACTGAAACCCTACACGGAATATTCCGTCTGGGTCGTCGCCTTCAACGACAATGGACCCGGGACCAGCACCGAAGAGGCCACCGCCAGGACCTGGTCCGATCTGCCATCCGACACGCCACAGAACGTCGTCGTCGAACCGGCCAGCTCTTCG AGCGTCATTGTCCGCTGGGAGCCGCCGTCGTTGGAGAATCAGAACGGCATCATCACCGGCTACAAGATCCGTTACAAACCCAAAACTGGGCGTGGACGTTTGCCTTTGAATCCCGGCTCGTCCAACGCCGGGTCGACGGCCACGACGGACGGCAGCCGACGGCTTTACACGCTGACTGGACTCGTGCGCGGGACCGAGTATCAAGTTCGTGTCTCTGCCCTAACTGTCAACGGTTCCGGTCCCATGACTGAATGGATGACTGCCGAAACTTTCGAAAACGACCTGGACGAGAGCCAAGTGCCGGAGCCGCCCAGCTCATTGAGAG CTCGACCGATGACGAATTCGATTAGCGTTTCGTGGAATCCGCCCAGCAACCAGAACGTCATGGTCCGCGGTTACACGATCGGCTGGGGCAAGGGCATTCCGGACGTTTATTCGAAACTGGTGGACGGCAAGCAGCGGGCGTTCGTCATTGAGAAACTGGAAGCCAATTCAGAGTACGTCATCAGTTTGAGGGCTTACAATCAAATGGGAGACGGGCGGCCCATCTACGAGACGGTGCGGACGCGCGAGGAGTCGACCCCCGAGCCGCCCAGTCCCCTCATTCCGCCCGTCGGATTGAAAGCCATTGTGTTGTCGTCGACCACCGTCGTCCTCTACTGGACGGACACCACCTTGCCTCGCAGTCAG ACTGTCGCCGACTCGCGGTACTACGTCGTGAGGTACACTTCGAGCCACACGTCGAGCAATCCGCGCTACCGTTACATGAACTCGACAGTGCTCAATTGCATGCTGGACGATTTGAAACCCAACACTCAATTCGAATTCGCCGTTAAAGTCATCAAg AATCGTAGAGAAAGTCCCTGGAGTCTGGTGGTTCCAAACACAACATTCGAAGCGGCTCCTTCATCGCCGCCACGCGATCTGACGGTCGTTCCGGTCGAGGAGAATCCGTCGGCCATTAACTTGAACTGGCAGCCGCCCAAGCAACCCAACGGTCAAATTACCG GTTACGTTATCTTCTACACGACAGACAGCTCGCAGCGTGATCGAGACTGGGTGGTTGAAGGTGTCGTCGGGGATAAGATGACCACGACCATCAAAGGCCTGACACCAGATACCGCATACTTCATCAAAATCCAGGCCAGAAATAACAAAGGATACGGCCCTTTCTCCAGCATTATTCAATTCCGCACCAATCCAA GCAACGGTATGACTTATCACGACGCTACTCCGGTTAGCAGAG ATAGTCGAGGCATATCCAGTATGACTTTGTACATCATCCTGGGTATCGCTACTGGTATCATAGTCATCCTCCTGATTGTCGTGCTGGTCGTTGTCTTCCGCCGCAGAGATTCCGGAGTGACCAACTCTCCGGATCGTTCCAAGAAAGGCTACGTCAAAGGGAACGTCAAAGGCG GTCCAGGCAAACTGGGCAAGGCTGACAACCCACCCGACTTGTGGATCCATCACGACCAGATGGAGATGAAAGGATTAGACAAATCCCTGCACCGTTCCGGCTCCGTCAACACGGTCTCACCTCTCAACATGCGCCGATCTCAAGACCTGGACTCCCTGGACGGCATGGCCTCCGGATCAACTGCCGGTCGTGGCCCCAGCACGGCAGCCAACGACTCGCTCGATCGCCGGGCTGCTTACGTGACAGCTTATGCAG GAAGTAGCAACTCACTCAGGCGTCCCATTAAACCCAAGAGCCTTTTGATTAGTGTCGCTACCACCACCCAACCTGTCCGCGAAC CTGTGGCAACAGTGACACCGATCCCCAACGGCAGTCTGAATCAACACAGCGACTCCCGGCCCGTCTATCCGGCGGCGCCCCGCCCTGGAATTTACCCGTCGGCCGGACCTTCTGCTGGTGGCCGGGCTCACGTGACGGTGGACGTCAGCGCTCCGCCATTAGAGCCGACTTATGGCAGTCAGGGCAGCTATGACAGCCGTTCCAGTCTCGTCCATCCGCCGCCAGGTAATATGGCCATGATGGTGGGCCAACCGCCGTCTATGGCACCTCCGTCGTCGGCTCTCATGGCCGTCGCCGATGCCAAACGCAACACTCAACTCGGTCATCCGCTCAAGAGCTTCACGGTTCCGGCTCCGCCTCCGCAATCGGCTCCGCCCGTCAAGATCGTCTCGCCAAACAGCGGCAACAACCGCCAGTCGGTCAACCCCATGACGGCGCAGTCGAGTCCCTACAAGAAGTCCCTGGCGAGCGGCCCAGTCACGTCACCTCCGCCTCTCCATAAAACCAACAGCAGCGGAGGCGTCCGATCTGGCGCCAACGACCTGATCAAATCGCCGGAGAAGATCATTCAAAGTTCGTACAGCACCGAGGAGCTCAACCAGGAGATGGCCAATTTGGAAGGTCTGATGAAGGATTTGAACGCCATCACTGCCAACGAATTCGGCtgctaa